One window of the Marinitoga sp. 1197 genome contains the following:
- a CDS encoding ABC transporter ATP-binding protein encodes MENIIEITNLTKIYKNKIKALENINLTINKGEKVTIFGPNGAGKTTLIKTIGMFIIPDRGKIKIKGYDTQKEEKKIKKMITISTANERSFYYRLSLEENLKFFGMLNNITGKELKKKVEKGLKEMGLYENRKIKYMEASTGMKRRLNLARALIKEAEIYLLDEPTNGVDIETKIKIYEIMEELSQKGKTIILASHEVSEIEKTDRIIVLKKGKVVADKKTEEILKKTTKENEERLLELIK; translated from the coding sequence ATGGAAAATATAATAGAAATAACAAATTTGACAAAAATATATAAAAACAAAATAAAAGCACTGGAAAATATAAATCTTACAATAAACAAAGGAGAAAAAGTAACAATCTTTGGACCAAATGGAGCAGGAAAAACAACATTAATAAAAACAATAGGAATGTTTATAATACCAGATAGAGGAAAAATAAAAATAAAAGGATATGACACACAAAAAGAAGAAAAAAAGATAAAAAAAATGATAACAATATCAACAGCAAATGAACGGTCATTCTATTACCGATTAAGTTTAGAAGAGAATCTCAAATTTTTTGGGATGTTAAACAATATAACAGGAAAAGAATTAAAAAAGAAAGTGGAAAAAGGATTAAAAGAGATGGGGCTATACGAAAACAGAAAAATCAAATACATGGAAGCATCAACAGGAATGAAGAGGAGATTGAATTTAGCAAGGGCATTAATAAAAGAAGCGGAAATATATTTACTGGATGAACCAACAAATGGTGTAGATATAGAAACAAAGATAAAAATATACGAAATAATGGAAGAATTATCGCAAAAAGGGAAAACGATAATCTTAGCCAGTCATGAGGTAAGTGAAATAGAAAAGACAGACAGGATAATAGTGTTAAAAAAAGGAAAAGTAGTGGCAGACAAAAAAACAGAGGAAATACTCAAAAAAACAACAAAGGAAAATGAAGAAAGGTTACTGGAATTAATCAAATAG